In Phaenicophaeus curvirostris isolate KB17595 chromosome 9, BPBGC_Pcur_1.0, whole genome shotgun sequence, the DNA window ACGTGCAGAGAAAGTTTTTCCCTTCACGGACACGCCAAAGACAAACCTTCTGTCCACATGGTGTACAATTTTTGAAATTGAAACATCAACCCAAAATATTGAAGATTTAATCAACTTCATGCCTTTTTTTATTGCCAAACATAGACAAAATATGTAATAAAAATCACTGTATGGAGCAACAAATTCACCTCTTCTCTAGAGGAGGTCCCTGTTGCAATGTGCCTCCTGTTTGGTGCGATACTGTTACAAACCCTGTCTCCGTCATGGTAAACTGCTCTGCATGTGGTATGTAGGGCATAAATCCATCAGCTATAGGCTGTTGTAAGAGAATGGCAGCAGATTTGTATAATCCTTCTCGAACTAGTCATTTGTGGATAAAATTCATTATTTGATTAAGACAAGGCCTTTAGGCTCGGGGTCTCGCCTTGCTGTGTTCAAACGCCTTCCGTTTGTCCCCAGGAGCTCACAGGACAAAGCAAACACAGGTTAATTTTACTGAGCTGCAGTTCCCATGGCCACACAGGACCTGAGTCTCTCTGCTGGACCACGCTGCTTCACAGCCACCTGTCTTTCTAATGAATATAAACCACAATACACGTTGTGTGGGTTTGTGTGCTTGATAACGGAGCCAACGCCAGAGGAGGACTGACCTAAACCCAGATCCAGCACTGTTGGAATTCACTGGTGATAACTGATATTTATTAGCAGTGCTTATCGATGATTCATAATGTAGTCTGTCACTGAACCGTTACAACCCAAAGCTGCAGTCCCTGCCATTAGGAGCTCAGGCAACACAGCCATTTCCTCCACAGTGTTAAAATAGGCACAGCATATTCTTTCCTCCTGATTTGtgcaaaacaaagctgtttGATGGATCCATCATGCTCTCTTACACATGCATGCTAAATAATTCCAGACGCATTCAGTAAATATCCTCAGCTGCAGGGATTACCAGCTGGGGAATCAATTATATACATCACTTGGGCCTTTAGAGTTAGACATAAACTCTGGGAGTCTAATCAGTCATCAGGATAAAACTTCATTCTTCCCCAGAAATCTAGAAATCTTTTTCACTTGACCGTAAACACAAGCCCTTTTTAGCTGCTGCATTTTCCCTGTAAATGCTGCGAGGTTAGCCTTAACGGTAACAACAGTTTCTTTACCTGAGAAACTTGTGCATTGCAGAATAGCTTCACAGGAGAATGGAATAGAATGGGATAGAATGGAACAGAGTAAGGCAAAGCAATAAGTAAGCTGTGAAGCACAGGACCAGGAGTGTTTCATTGATTTAGACCAGTAATTACTGAAGAACATACCAAACTTGCTgcttcaatttattttctccacACTGATATGAATGATAATAGCACCCCGCCAAACTCTGGGGGAAAAGGGCTGGGCGGAGGGAAGGGAGCTTTCAGGTCTTGGAAGAAGGGGCTCAGACACCACGCAGAGGAGACAGTAGGTCCCTCATGACTGTCCAGCTGCTATCTGCTCTCTGGTGAACAGGTCCAGTAGTGCCAGTACAGGGtccctccagcttctcctgcctTTCAGGATACATCCACCGTTACACTTTGTCCACCACAACATCGGGTCCATGTTGGCCCACTCACAACAAGGGCACTGCAGTCTTTATCCCATGCCAGCCCCAAATCTGACCTTTCATATTCCATCACTGTTTCACTGATCTACCTCATTCTACTTCCCATTACTTCATATCTACCCTTCACTTTGGGAAAATCCTCTTTTCCTGACTGTCATCCCTAATCCTTTTTCTCCAGACACAAATTTTCCCCTCCCTGTGCACCCAGGCTTAACACTGATGCCAGAGGCCCTGTCACTCCAGAGAGTTACTCACCAGCAAATCCAGGAGACACCACAGCTCGCTGAAGGGAGAATGGCGTGGTGCTTCAGGAGACCAGCCTGATAAACCCATACTCTCCTGTGCTGCAAGGCAAGATAAATAGCTAAATCACCCAgtgcctgtgctgctgggcCTTGAATGATATGTGCAGCTGGGGGCCTTGCAGGATTGATTTGAACAAGGAGGAGGCTGAGCGTGGGAAGGAGGAGTCAGGTATCCCCTCAACACTAAGTAGGCACAAGATTCTCCACCACCATCACAGAGAACCTGCCCCCCACAGATCACTGGggtttcccctcctttttccctgcccttcctcaTCTCCCAGCAAGTCTTGCcatgctttttttctaaatgcctTCCTCTCCTAAGAGGGTAAAGACCCCTCTTATTATCAGTCATCTTTAGGCTTTTTCCTGTGACTCTGGACCTCTGCCTCAGGAAAAGACTAGACGCTGAAGTCCTGCTCCTCATCCAGTCAGCATGAGGAGATCTGATTGTGTCCTGGAGATGGGGACAATGCAGGACTCCCAGACAGACCTGGGTTCTGCACCCTGAGCCACTCCTCCACTGCTTGGTGCATGCAGGAGGACCTCTGCTAAGCCGTCCTGGAGAGTCCCCACTGCCTTCCATCTCTATTAGCCCTTTAAAGCCTGgactaagaaaacaaaacaaaaaatgtggaAGAGAAAGGGTTTTCCTCCAGGATGCAAAGCTCTGACACAGTGCAGGGTGACATCTCTACTGCTGAGACCGAGTGTCTGCGACTGATAGCTGCTCAAAGTCCAGCATGCACGGCTGCGAGCATCTAGAGCTCACACACGTGCAGAGACATTTACTGAGCCACAGCAACGGCGCTGCAGGGTATCTTCTGCCTTCTTATTGTGCAGGGATTAAGGGTTGGCTGCCTTGATGAGAAAGCTGTCCCGACTGCTACCGAACTTTCAATGTTCCCagttaaagctgttttaaagaGACAGGAAAGGCAATCAGAAAACAGTTCCCACTCTgtcctttaaaacaaacaccTAATTATGTGCAATACGGACTTGTTCTTATTTCCTTTGCGAAGCTGCTGCTTGGGTTTGATTTCACAGGGCGCCCACCCTCGCAGGAGGGAGGCTTTGATTAGGAAGAAGCAAAGGCTGTGGAAGGGAAGGAAACCTGGCTGAATAGTGAGACTGTCAGCACGTTGCTGTCTCTGCCACTCACCTGCTCTGTGACTTTGGGCACGTTACAGAGCATCTGGGGCTTTGGTTGCCCTGTTTctaaaggaggaggggaggcaATCATTTCCCTCCTACGTGTTGTACTTGGAGACATAGGTCTGCAAAGTGCTAAAGCAGAGCAGTAAAACCATTCTGGTAGCCTAAATGACAgctccagagaaggacaagaaTAAATCCATTTTTCCCCATCGTTCTGAGCACAGCTAATGGAGAGAACAGAAAGCCCCTCCCCTGGCTGAGAGGAAGCAGCAACTGTGAAACTGGTGGACAGAGATATGGGAAATTCTGGTGGAGTGCAGGAATTCAGTTACATGGCTGTTTGCAAACTAGAGGCTAAATCAATTAAATGGGATTTCTCTTGAGGAAAGTCTAGTCACAATcgcagggagaaggggaggggttGTGGAGCAGGGATGACATAATCACGTTTGCGAATCACCAGCAGTGTGCATGCTTTAATCCATTAATGGGGTTTTTATCTGTGATCATAAAAAGCAGGTTACATTCAGCCTGGAAGGGAGtgagggctggaggagaggggagggagggggagggaaagagcaagagagacagagacagaaagcaagagagaaggagagagcaaTTCACTCAGTGAATTGCTTGCAAGCTTGGATCTGATAATTAGGGATCTCAGGAGAGAGGTTTCTCAGAATAACCTGCTCTCCTTCAAATGGACTAAATGGAGACAGTGGTTCAGTCCTGCTGATATTTTTTAAGCCCTCCTCACAGTTTGATGGGCATTCCCAGTGCTTTTATGCACGTCTCGGAAAGCGTTGACGTGGAAAGGAGCAGCGAGGAGGGGGAGGTTGGAGAAGAAAGCTGCAGCTCTTCTAAAAATACAGAGAGCATGCAAGAGTGCGAgcaggctggggaggagggCGAGGCGAGCGTACCTCGCACCATGCTCCCTGGGTGCCAGCGAGGCGCAGTTTCGGAGATGTCCTTCCTGTGACTGGACACACCATGAGCATCTGGGAGGTGATCCTGGCTTTCGTGGTGGTGGTGCTGATGCTCGTGGCCCTGCTGGCCAACGTGCTGGTGCTGTTGTGCTTCCTGTACAGCGCTGACATCCGCAAGCAGGTCCCGGGATTGTTCATCCTCAACCTCACCTTCTGCAACTTGTTGATGACTGTTTCGAACATGCCCCTGACTTTGGCTGGGATCATTTACAAGAGTCAACCTGGAGGAGACCAGATCTGCCACATTGTGGGCTTTCTGGAGACTTTTCTCACCACGAACTCCATGTTGAGCATGGCAGCTTTGAGCATTGACAGGTGGATTGCTGTAGTCTTCCCTCTAAGTTATCATTCCAAAATGAGGTACAGAGATGCTGCTCTCATACTGAGCTACACGTGGTTGCACTCGGTGTCGTTCCCGATAGTGGCAGCTTCTCTCTCCTGGGTGGGCTTCCACCACCTCTATGCTTCCTGCACTCTGTACAACAGGCGACCAGAGGATAGGACGCAGTTTGTGATTTTCACTGGGGTCTTTCACACtctcagcttcctcctctcccttatAGTCCTATGTTTCACATATCTGAAAGTGCTGAAGGTGGCACGGTTTCATTGTAAGCGGATTGACGTGATCACTATGCAGACCCTGGTGCTGCTTGTGGACATCCATCCCAGGTAAGGTGCCTGTGTGTTCAGCAAGTGagaggatggggtttggtgtcacaTTAAATACAGTCTGATCTGTGTCAcagcaggggatggggatgaaacAAGCATCCTTCCTACCAGTTTCTACCGTGCATGTTTCTTGAtacttgtgtttatttttcgGGTTGTAGaaacaactcttttttttttgttgtgcttAAGGGCTTGTTttgggagggggaggaaagaaaCAGGCATCTTTGGCTGAGCATGCACTTCCCTTTGAGATAGTGATAAGATCCCTACCCTTTGTCTCTGAAGGGGGACTTAATGGTCAATAGATTTGCATTTTATGGCACTGTACAGCAAAAACATTGCTGGATCCCTGAGAAGGAGCAGGCTGAGGCTGCACATGTTCCTGCAGTCAGAGTTCAGAAGGGAAGCTGAGCGCTGGGTGCCGCTCCTCTGCCTGGCAGTTTCCTTATCGCTGTGCTCTCTGTAACTTTGAATTTCCCAAAGGCAGATTTGTAACGGAATAACATTTCTAAAATGCATACATTTGAATACCTATATTTAAATCCAAGTGAGAGAGACTTCTGTAGCAACGCTAAGATGACAAGCAAGGAACGCATAAAGTTAATTTCAAATAAGTCTTTAaacacaggagaagaaaagtctCTGGGGGCTGCAAAGAGAATGGGCAAGCACCAGAGTATGAACATGTGCTGGGATGCAACATAGGGGATTGTGGACAAGCTATAAATCTTGCCTGAATAGGCTGTGTCTGGATCTGGGAGGGAGGCAGGTTTGTCTGGTGGAGGGAGAGACAGTTTTCCCTGGGTCAGTAAGGGGACCAGAGTGGTAAAGCAGAAGGAGAGAAAGCCTCAGTGGATAGAAGCCCAGGAGTGGTAGTGGGCAGGCAGTGATCctcaggaggagctggggaaggtgtCAGGTGCAGGGACGGAGGATGTCAGCGTGTGCTGCAAGTATGTGATGGATGCCTCTGCCCACAGGTGGagagaaggaaacagagagGACAGAAGCAGGCAATGCTGGAAGGATGGGGGACCAGGCTGGTCAGGAGGGAGTAATAGGACAAACCAGAGTGATCTGATTGGGAAACAGGGATGTGAGCAATGAATCTGCATAGCTGAGCTAGGATGGAGAGGGAAAGGATGGATGACAGATCAGCACATCCTCCCTAAGTGGCTGTAATTAGCTGGACAGAGGGGGCTAAGACTCAGCTAGGACCGGGACGGGGTGGCAGATTCAATGAGTGAGCTCTTCAGAGGGGAAACCAGTGGCACTGGTCACAGCATGGAAAGTAATCAGCCTGGTTTGCTCAAAGGAACTGGTTTGTCTTCGGGCTTAGTGTGGCTGAAGCAGTTTATTGGGAAGGAAAGAGTCCAATGTATCTGtctgggagaaagggagaaaatggtTTGGCTAGGTAAGGTGACAGAGTGACTGTGAGGGATGAGTGTGCTGCTTGGGAGACAGTCGGAGACTGAGCTTAAGGTTCAGACTGTCTCTCTCAGAGActgaagggaagggaaatatctttcagaaaaatgctGGCAGTGCAGGGGGTGTCTGATACTGGGGAGAAGtctgcctggaaaagaggaaagccGAGAACAGTTGAGATGGCAGTCCAACCCCAGACATCCAGTCCAGCCCCTCTTGCTGTCCTTTGCTCCTCAAGCTGGAGGAGAACACGGGCTCCATCTGTTTGCAgccagccaggagcagctgcaggacCGAAAGCACATGTGGCTGTCCTCAAAAAAGGTCATGTTTTGGGGATTCCTACGCCTAAGGCAAATAAGTCTGAAGGGATCAGGGCAAGACAGTGCACTTTTAGAGGAACACAAATAAGCGCTCAAAATCCTCCACTTAAGCTGTTTGATGTGTCTCTTGACCAAGAATGCAGAGCAGAACTTCGGGCGAGTTCTGATACTGTACTTGAGAAACATACATATAAATCTTCCCTTATCCCTAAGTCACACTGAGGAAAAAACACTTTTCTGCCCGACGTGCTCTCTAGTTGCTAACTTGTGCCTCAGCCGGTTGTAGTCCCAGCCTGCAGGGAGGTGCGGTAGTTGCTCCCAGGGCAGTGCCACAGACCCACTGGGGCTATTTGAAATAGCAGTCACTGCACCTCATGCTTCAAGTGTGCCTGAGCTGCACAGCAAATCTTAGAAAAAGGCCCAAAATCGTGATGGgatttctccttctctgcattttttctgGTCTAGGTTAATTTGAGGGTGTTTCTGCACTCTGTAATCATCTCCCTGAGGCTGTGGGAACAATACCTCCTTTCTGCAGAGAATGCAGGGCTGTCCAGGCACTTTGCTGAGAGCAGCCTGTATTACTAAGCATTATTTGTCTCTTGCATCAGTTTATTCTAATGCTTCTCTCTAAGAAAGGAGAGGTTTAGCTTCTTTTCTAGACTGATGTGCCCGATGGTGGTGCTGCCTTAGCTGGTGACAGCTCTCGCCACTAAAGGGAAGACCTCGGATTGCCTTCTCTACCGCCAGAGCTGCATGAAGGCTGCAGATCTCCTGGAGCAGTCAGCAACACTCGAAGCTCTCTGACATAGCAAGGCAGCCTTTGAGTTATACAAATGCTTTACATAGAGTCACTTTCAGTATTCACTACAGCACCCAACAGCACAGACGTGGACCCTGGGAGAAGGCACACgagggaacagagtttgtaATCCCACCTAAGACTGCCCTGATGTTTCTGGCTTTCTGCACAATCCAGTTTCAATGCTGAGAAATGCGTATGgacaattttctttctcctgtgacTCAGAATCCACCCACAAGGGGTTCTAGTGACAGGCGTTACAGCCGATGGCTTTATTACCTGTGACTTAGAAAGGCACGAGTGATCTTCTGAAGATCATTCAAGACGAGTACAAAGGAAACCTCTGAATACCCCACAAAATCATGTGAGTGTTTAGAGCACATGCCCTTTCAAGTTAGATTAGGCGTTTTTACTGgatattgcttttatttttttactttcttcttaaGACCAAGGTGTCTTAGGTATTGTGAGAGGCTTGGGCAAGACTTCACTAAAGTGCTTGACCTATGTGTTTCTTCTCTCACAC includes these proteins:
- the GPR26 gene encoding G-protein coupled receptor 26 — translated: MSIWEVILAFVVVVLMLVALLANVLVLLCFLYSADIRKQVPGLFILNLTFCNLLMTVSNMPLTLAGIIYKSQPGGDQICHIVGFLETFLTTNSMLSMAALSIDRWIAVVFPLSYHSKMRYRDAALILSYTWLHSVSFPIVAASLSWVGFHHLYASCTLYNRRPEDRTQFVIFTGVFHTLSFLLSLIVLCFTYLKVLKVARFHCKRIDVITMQTLVLLVDIHPSVRERCLEEQKRRRQRATKKISTFIGTFILCFAPYVITRLVELSSVVHISSHWGIISKCLAYSKAVSDPFVYSLLRHQYKKTWKDIINKILKRSSINSSALTSESHNRNMLQLNE